In Oncorhynchus tshawytscha isolate Ot180627B linkage group LG08, Otsh_v2.0, whole genome shotgun sequence, the genomic window tctagcgtgtcctgtcaatgcggtgcgcattcgcgaaaaaggactgtcgttgctccaacgtgtacctaaccataaacatcaatgcctttcttaaaatcaatacgcAGAAGTATATatgtttaaacctgcatatttagctaaaagaaatccaggttagcaggcaatattaaccaggtgaaattgtgtcacttctcttgcagtcattgcatgcagagtcagggtatatgcaacagtttgggcagcctggctcattgcaaactaatttgcctgaattttacataattatgacataacattgaaggttgtacaatgtaacaagaatatttagatttagggatgccacccgttagataaaataccgaacggttccgtatttcactgaaataaacgttttgttttcgaaatgatagtttccggattcgatgatattaatgacctacggcttgtatttctgtgtgttattatgttataattaagtctatgatttgatagagcagtctgactgagcgatggtagccagcagcaggctcgtaagcattcattcaaacagcacttctgtgcgttttgccagcagctcttcataatgcttcaagcattgcgccgtttatgacttcaagcctatcaactcccgagattaggctggtgtaaccgcgtgctaatagcgtttcaaacaccACTCGccctgagacttggagtagttgttccccttgctctgcatgggtaccACTGCTTCGgggggtggctgttgtcgatgtgttcctggttcgagcccaggtagcggcgaggaaagggatggaagctatactgttacactggcaacactaaagtgcctataagaacatccaatagtcaaaggtatatgaaatacaaattgtatagagagaaatagtcctataattcctataataactacaacctaaaacttcttacctgggaatattgaagactcatgttaaaaggaactaccagctttcatatgttctcatgttctgagcaaggaactgaaacattagctttcttacatggcacatattgcacttttactttcttctccaacactttgtttttgcataatttaaacaaaattgaacatgtttcattatttatttgaggctaaatcgattttattgatgtaatatattaagttaaaataagtgttcattcagtattgttgtaattgtcattattctattattattattttttattttattttttaaatattttttaaaaatatatttattttaaaattggCTGATTTATCGGTATCGGCATGTTTTgatcctccaataaatcggtgttgaaaaatcataaatcggtcaacctctagttagTTAGTAAGGATGTATACACACTTGAAGAATATAACCTATAAATGACTCATGAGTTTAGTTTGACTGTCAcactccatcagaacccaaaatgtgcttgttttattccaatatttgtaaacattgtaaatgtttaaaaaaaacactgcatagcctcataacatggttaaaacaatcagTGTTATATCATGTATGTTCAGTTTTTGCAtccacagctctgtctattaacctgagagtggttacatttcccaAGGCCCATccctcctctgttttggtaaaaagctgaggggtgtccattttgttattgtttcatctgtggatttgccctttaaaaaCAGTGCATTTAATCAAGATATCAtcgtcaccaacaaaaaggtcaaaaacaggcctatagcaaatgcagaatatagcattcatttttcacatgcaaataACACTTTTCAGCAGTGCTCtgagcatgccattccatgagcgtaGATCTCCAATCAATttgcccaatcagtcctccatgacaacaaaatcataacaGAGAAGGGTTAGGTAGTAAGTCCTTcattttggggttatgctcaggtaaaataATTTGGCTAATCTATTAGTTCCATATTTACTTATCcaattcttgaagatcaaggggtataagatttattggaatgactggaattctgatagactttggtttttaatgtaaagatatcatttaatagtattattatatgtagtagaaagagatgggttagaagaagcctacataaccaacccataaagtaaattTTACATCCATtgatggccagctatgtaaacttgaacattgatttatcctgcaatagatgtcgttcaattggtaacataaaTTTCTGTCTTCTTCCATGCCTGTTAAGGGGAACGTAACAATCTAAAAGTAACAATGTAattagattacattactgagtttgggtaaatCCAAAAATTGTTACAGATTACAATTTGACAGGTAACAAGTAATGGATTGAATTTAGAAAGTAACCCACCCAACCCTGACAAGCTGCTACAGTACAAAATTAAATAGATGTAAACAGTAGGCACGTAATACAGTATACAAAATTAGTTAAAGCCGACCCAGTTTGGAGTTTCACCTGAGTTACCAGAGGCTGAACTTGGGCCTGGCTGAGACATAATTATAATCTCACCACTGGTTGTAAaatgaaaaaaacattttcagaCTACTTCTACTTCCTCCCTCTTACCACGTTATAGTGCACCGGAACCCTCTCACCACGTTATAGTGCTCCGGAACCCTGTCACCACGTTATAGTGCACCGGAACCCTCGCAGCACGTTATAGTGCTCCGGAACCCTCGCAGCATGTTATAGTGCTCCGGAACCCTCGCAGCATGGAACCATTTCAGTGATGTAATTGTTCATCTAAACAAAGAGAGGGGCTGATTCTAAAACTAATTTCTAAAGATGTATAGCAggaatcatcaactagattcagccgtggaACGATTTTTTTCCTCAAGTGGATGGTCATAACTAAATATTTGTAGACTGTAAATTGACCGCATGAAGCCCAAACAGTTATAacgtttgactaaaacataatttcaaaccttgcttagaATTGTATACCATCACATaccgtgcattcggaaagtattcagaccccttgactttttccttatTGTGAATttgattaaattgtccccccccccacctcatcaatctacacacaataaccccataATCCAAAGCAAAAAAACTGATTTAGAAAAGtctgcaaatttattgaaaataaaaagcttaaatatcacatttacataagtattcagactttctactaggtactttgttgaagcacttttggcagcgattacagccttgagtcttctcgggtatgaagctacaagctttgcacctgtacttggggagtttctcacattcttctcaaGCTGTCATGtttgatggggagcgttgctgcacagctattttcagcaggttttcatcaagaatctctctgtactttgctccgttcatctttccctctatcctgactagcctcccagtccctgcctgctgaaaaacatccagacagcatgatgctgccaccacgtttcaccgtagggatggtaccaggtttcctccagacatgacgcttggcattcaggccaaagagttcaatcttggtcctttaggtgccttttggcaaactccaagcgggctgtcatgtgccttttactgaggagtggattccatCTGGCCAATCTACtataaaaggcctgattggagagctggttgtccttctggaagggtctcccatctccacagaggaactctgaagctctgtcagagtgaccattgggttcttggtcacctcctaaacttcttccatttaagaatgatggagaccactgcgttcttggtgaccttcaatgctgcagacattttttggtaaccttaccccagatctgtgcttcgacacaatcctgtctcagagctctacggacaattcctttgacctcatggcttggtttttgctctgacatgcactgtcaactgtgggaccttatatagacaggtgtgtgcagaTTTTTCCAAATCATTTAGTTGCATTTAGAAACATTCACGCACAAGTTGGAGTTTGCAAAAGAAAAGACCTATCGTCATCAGTACATTGCTGTgcctaaaatgtgaagaaattatAGTTCaacaacattttaagctaaacattctgatctgttccatcagcctCATTCATTGAAAGGGCGTaaacctccactacactactttgatacgtATCACTGGGCATTAAGAATTATACACAATATACCACTGCCCCTTCCCCCACTCACCCCTGTCCTGCTCAGCTCTGATCTGGGCCTCAAGGTCCTCTGGGTCTACGTATGCGTGCTCCTCGTTCCCCGGTGGCTTGCACTTCCCACAGCAGAAGCAGcagaaacagcagcagcagcagcaggtgaAGATCCCACAGAACACCATCAGGGTCTGGAAATACACAGGGGATTTTTGTCACACAGGGCACAAGTTTTCACGCATACACTtctaagtgtttaaaaaaaaactacaatAGAGTTTTGTTTTCTTTCAACACTAATAATGAGTAATGATTAACATACAGTACAATTTAGCAATGCCAAGGTTGTGAGTTCATTTCCAACAGGAATCAAATGCTTATAACAACAAAACATGTACAGTGTGCACTCATTAAGTGGGTAAAATAAGTCTCTCTTGGGTATAGCTgtctgcagggtagcctagtggttagagtgttggactagtaaccgaaaggttgcaagttcgaatccccaagctgacaaggtacaaatctgtcgttctgcccctgaacaggcagttaacccactgttcctaggccatcattgaaaataagaatttgttcttaactgacttgcctagtaaaataaaggtacaaaaaaaaaAGGTGCAAATGTGTATAGGATCTTAAAGACTTCTTGCCTTGAACCAGCACTTGTGCATGAGGAAGTAGTATTTAACACTCTCCTCTCCAAACTGCTCGGCCACATAGAGGCCCATGGAACCGTACTCGTCATAGACCTTCCTCTTGGTTTCGTCGTTGAGGATGGAGTTGGCATTGTTGATTTCCTTAAACTTCTCAGCTGCCTCGGGGTTGTCTGGGTTCTTGTCAGGGTGATGCCTCAGTGCTAGTTTCCTG contains:
- the dnajc5gb gene encoding dnaJ (Hsp40) homolog, subfamily C, member 5 gamma b, producing MAEPNQRPQRKMSTAGDGLYKVLGLEKGASQDEIKKAYRKLALRHHPDKNPDNPEAAEKFKEINNANSILNDETKRKVYDEYGSMGLYVAEQFGEESVKYYFLMHKCWFKTLMVFCGIFTCCCCCCFCCFCCGKCKPPGNEEHAYVDPEDLEAQIRAEQDRGDHQPIVVQPHLAAVEKAESDHDQSASNHSDPIFTTTDQ